Genomic segment of Chloroflexota bacterium:
TTGTTGAGTGTGGCGGCATTTTACCTCAGCACACGCTCGTCGCCAACCCGGCGGGTGATCTTCTGGTCGTCGAGGAATTCCATCATAGCCATGGCGTATTTGCGGCTGGTCTGGAAAATGTCGCGCACTTCTGCCACGGTTATCTTGCCCTGCGATTTGATGTGAGTAGTAATACGCTCCATCATTTCATCGTAGGCTGAAGCAGCGAAGATAACGTTCCCGGATACCTTCACCACCTTCCGCTGCTCGACGAGGAGATCAAGCAGTTCCGGATCGATCTTTAGTTCGCCCGGTGGGGAATAGGGGTTTTGAGTCAAGGACTTGAGGAAAGTATCCACAGCTGCCTTCTGCTCTTTGCTCAGTTCTATATGATATGAGGGCAGGCGTACCAGTTTACCGTCCTCTGCCAGCGTGCCATCTTGCACAAACTGCTCCAGAGCAGCAGGGAACGATCCGGCGGGGATCTTTAATTTGCTTCGTAATTCCTCCTTGGACATGCCATAGCGCAGGGGAAATTGCTGGTGGTAAGCCCCCACTATCTGAGTTACTCTCTCTCTCAGACGCTGCCAACCTGTACCTGAAAAGAGGAGTGTATGAGACCCCTTGTCGCCCAGCATTACCAATCTGTGCTCAGAAACGAGGGATTTTATGACTTCCTGTGCTTGTGATGTCGAGAGGCTGGAACGGTTGAGAAGCTCTGCTGTTTCGAGTGGCTCTTTAGCCTCCAGAATGGCCAGCAGGATATCCTGGGGACCGCCCTTCTCCCTGGCAGCCAGGCCCTGAATGGTACTGGTATGGAAGCGGCGGTGGCGTTTTGGATAGGCATCGACAATCTCACCTCCGCCCAGGGTTTCTGTTGGGGAACGGATGATGAAGAGGTCGCCCTTAACCACAGCCACCGGCCGGGTGAAAGCCAGTTGTGCCCAGCTTGTCTCACCGTGATCCAACTTGTCTTTTTCCAGCAGCCTGGCCCTTCCAATCACTTCGAGGGCGTTGCTATGGAAGGTGATCTCGGCATTGTGTCTCAGTGGATGAGGTAACCCGGGTAGCAGTTGAATCTTCACATCCACTGCTGTGGTGGGCCGCAGCCAGTCAGGGCTGGTCAATACATCGCCACGCTCCAGTTGGGTGGTAGCCAGACCGGAGAGATTGGCTGCTACTCTGGTGCCCGGCGATGCCGTTTCCAGTTTCCTCTTGTGTGTTTGCAGCCCCCGCAGGCGGGCCTTGAGGCGTGCCGGGACTATCTCCACCTCCTGTCCCACCGTGAGGTGCCCATCAATCAGCGTTCCCGTGACGACGGTGCCAAAGCCGGCAATGGTGAATACCCGGTCTATAGGGAGTCTTGGCCTGCCGATATCCCTCTTGGGTGGGGTAGCGTCCAGGAGACGGTCGATGGCGGCAATAAGTTCGGGCAGACCTTCGCCTGTTACCGCCGATACAGTCATGATGGGGGCCTGAGACAGGGTGGTTCCTGATAATGTCTCCTTAACCTCCATGGTAACCAACTCCAGCAGTTCCTGATCTACCAGGTCTTTCTTGGTGATAACGACGATCCCCCTTTCCAGTCGAAGGAGGTCGAGGATGGCCAGGTGTTCCCTGGTTTGGGGCATCACCCCTTCGTCGGCGGCAATCACCAGCAGAGCCAGGTCGATGCCCCCTACCCCGGCCAGCATGTTCTTGATAAACCTCTCATGCCCGGGGACGTCAACGATGCTGACCTCTCGACCGCTGGGCAGTTTGAGCCAGGCGAAGCCGAGGTCGATGGTCATACCCCTCTCCTTCTCCTCGACCAGGCGATCGGGGTTGATGCCGGTCAGCGCCTGAACCAGGCGGGATTTGCCGTGATCTACATGACCTGCGGTGCCAAGCACAAACATGGTTTACTCCAAAATAATCGTTTCTCTGGGTTGCGCTACTACCTCTCCGACAATAGCAGCTTCTAACACGCCGGCTTTATGTAATCCTGACAGCAATATATCTGCCTTGGGGGTGCTGACTGAGATGAACAGACCACCGGAGGTCTGCGGATCAAAGAGGATGTCGAGCATGTAGTCAGGGAGCCCGGCAGCCACCCTCACCATCCTGGAACGGAATTCCTTGTTGCGGTAGGTGCCGCCGGGGATCATGCCCATCCGGGCGAACTCCACAGCTTCGGCAAAGATGGGAACGGAGGAGGTGCGGATCTTCAGGCCGACCTCACTGCCCTGAATCATTTCGCAGGCATGCCCCAGGAGGCCGAAACCGGTGATATCGGTACAGGCATTGCACCCAATTCCCTGCATTACTTCGGAGGCGGGCCTATTGAGGGCAGACATGGACCTGGTCACGTTGGCGATGGTTTCTTCACTGGCCACCCCGCCCTTGGCGGCGGTGTTGATGATGCCTGTGCCCAGGGGCTTGGTGAGTATCAACTGATCACCTGCTTTTGCACCTGACTTTGTCATCACTTTCCCGGGATGGATGGTGCCGGTCACCGAAAGCCCGTATTTCAATTCCTCATCATCAACACTGTGCCCGCCGATGAGGACGACGCCGGCCTCCCGCAGTTTTTCCAGGCCGCCCCTCAGGATGTCCCTCAGTATGGATATATCCAAGGTCTTACTGGGGAAGCAGACGATATTCATGGCTGTGATGGGTTTGCCTCCCATGGCATAGACATCACTGAGAGCGTTGGCCGCGGCAATCTGCCCGAAGGTATAGGGGTCATCGACAATGGGCGTGAAGAAATCAACGGTCTGTACTATAGCCAAATCTTCACTTAGCTTGTACACACCGGCATCATCAGCCTTCTCTAAACCCACGATCAGATTAGGGTCGTGGATGAGAGGCAGACCGCACAGTGCCCTGTCCAGGTCCCCTGGACCCAGCTTGGAAGCTCAACCCGCGCCGCGGACTGTTTTTGTGAGTCGGGGGTTCTGCTTCTTAGCCATTTTGTTTCCTCCTCTAGCGGGCCCTCCCGCAGGCAGTATCAAACCGGATAGATCCCCTGGATGTCTATCCGCTCCTTCTTCAGGGTTGCCTTGATCTGTGTCTCGTCTGCCCTTCCAAACCGAAGGCAGACCCCGCAATCTGAACTGAGTTGCCGGGGCACAGGGATCAGTTTGATGGCGATACCGCTCTTCTTGAACAACTTCTCGGCCTGCAGAGCGCCGCTCATAGAGTAGAACAGGACTATGCTGTGCTGTGCGGTCTCCATCGGCCGAGCCGGTCCTCCTCAAAGAGAAATAACCTTACCCGCTTCCAACAAGGCTGAGGTGATATCATACATGTTGGAGATGTGTCCTACCTCCACTACTTCCTTCAGCTTGTAATATCCCAGGCAGGTGCCGCAGGCCAATATCTCGCCCCCTGCTTTTTCCAGCGTGCGCAGGTCGTCGAGTACCTCGGAACCCCTGGCCACCAGTTTCACTCCGCTATTGATGAAGATGATCCGGGACGGTCCGGATGATGCCTCGCCCAGGGTGTGCATAAAGCTGCGCATGAGGATAGTACCCAGTTCGTCATCTCCCCGCCCCAGAGTGTTGGAGGTAATGAGAAACACTGTGGGCCCGGAAAGCGCTGACGTCTCGGAGCTTTGTGGTTTAGCTGATGTTCTGGTCAGGTGCAGATAGACCCCCTCCTCCTTCTCCTCAACAGACACAATGCATCCCTGGCTCGCTGCCAGTCGGGAGACGTTCTCTCTGGCTGTCTCGTTGTCAACGATAACAGTAACCTTGACAGCCTTTCCCAGTGCCTTCTTGGCCAGGACTACGGGCTGAGGGCAGGCCAACCCGCGGGCATCTACAGTTTCAGGCATGCTAGCACCTCGCTTTCGCAGCAGCAATCCTGCTCACTGCCTCCAGGGCTTTCTCAATATCCTCGTTTGAATTGAAGTGGCCGGGACTCAATCTGACGGTGCCCTGGGGGAAGGTTTCCAGGGTCTTGTGGGCTATGGGGGCGCAGTGTAACCCCGGGCGGCACATGATTTCATACTCCTCTTCTAACTGCATGGCCACTTCTGAAGATGTGAGTCCGGCAATATTGAAGGAAACGACTGCCACCTGCTTACCGGCATTACCGCTTCCATAGACAGTGATACCAGGGATGGCCTTTAGTCCTTCCAGTAGGAACATTGTCAGTGTTTCTTCCCTTTTTCGCATGTTCTTTATGCCCTGCGCCAGGACGAAGCGCACCCCGGCGCCCAGGCCGGCCAGCCCCACGGTATTGTGCGTTCCGCTCTCATATTTGTCGGGCAGGAAGTCCGGCTGGTATTCATGTTCGGAATGGCTGCCCGTGCCGCCGTATTTGAGGGGCTCAATGCTGGATTCGATGCCTTTGCGAATGTAGAGCCCCCCTGTCCCCTGCGGTCCATAGAACCCCTTGTGTCCCGAAAAAGCCAGCAGGTCGATGTTCATGGCGTCTATATTGATGGGACAGCACCCTGCGGTCTGAGCCGCATCAATCATGAAGGGCACACCGTGGTGCCGGGCAATCTGCCCCACTTCGGCTACAGGTAGAAGCGTACCCGCTACGTTGGAGGCGTGGTTCAGGATGATGAGCCTGGTATTTGGCTGGATAGCCTGCTCTATGTCTGGGGGGTTGAGGGAACCTTCACGGGAGCAGTTCACCACGGTTACCTCAAGCCCCTTTCTCTCCATGGCGCGCAGTGGGCGCATGACTGAATTGTGCTCCATACTGCTGGTGATCACATGGTCTCCAGGGTGCAGGAGACCCCGTATCGCCAGGTTCAAGGCCTCAGTAGCGTTACAGGTGAAGACGATGCGTGTCGGGTCACTTATGCCGAAGAGGTGGGCTAGGGCCTCTCTGGTCTCATAGACAATGCGGCCTGCTTCAATGGAGAGGCGGTGTCCGGAGCGTCCGGGACTGGCCCCTGTGTGGCGCATGAAACTGTCCATGGCCTGGTAGACCGCTTCCGGTTTGGGCCAGGAGGTGGCCGCATTGTCCAGATAGATCATTTCATGCTTTACCTCACGTTCTTCGGTATGATTATAGCCTACTTTTCCGATAGACTCAGCAAAAAGCAAACTAGAGGTGCAGAGCCACCTCTAGTTTGAAATTCCTTGAAACCGCTTGCAGTAGCAGATAGGTAGGTCATGGCCTCAATGCACTCTCTAACTCTTCGATGAAGGAGTGTGTATCTGCGAAGTAGTTTGGATATGCGCGTCGAAGGTTGCTAATAGAGTCAACAGATACAAGCACTGCATCCATTCCTATCTTCTCGCGTATTTCTTTCTCTCTTAGTTCGAGGTCATTCGATGCTAACTGGAACTCATTTTTGGCGTAACTGTCTATGGTTAGCGTATCTGTTGTGACATCTAGCGATAGCAGGATATAGCCAGTCTTGCTTGGCAGAACATCTCCTGTGAACTTGAGCGCGTCAGCAAACCCCTCAAGGCGTGCCTTTACCTGTAACCTGTTGGCATATCCAGTTAATTCCCTGAGCAACTCTTGCCTATCTGCGGGAGTCCCTGGTACTAGCGGGGTATTCTCATGGAATGCCATTTCATCCCCCATCAATTGAAAAAAGCGTTTCCAATCCGCATATCCCTTACCTGACTTCAAACCTTGTTGGGTGAAGGTATCAACGGTTTCTACGGCAGTAGCCCACGCGTGCTGTAAAGAGGTGCGAATCTGGACTTCGATTTTCATGTGATTGAATATCTGATTTCTATCACTGAAATAGCGATAGACCAGATGCCTACTCCTATATCCATCATCTTTGGGGTGTTGGATATAGTCATCCTCGTGCGTTAGCTTGTGGCGGATTCGGCTTGTCTTGAGCATGTCCACCAATTGGTTTGCATCGTTGACTGTGTGTACGATAGCACGACAACCCCCAATATCTTGTATATCCCACAACTTCATATGCTCAAAACGCTCTAGTTTGGCGTAGATGGAAGATAACCTTTTGAGGCGTTGCGCTACGATGCTTTGCCTATCTACAGCTTGTGCTTTGTTGTGTAGAGTGTTCCTGATTATGGTTAGGGGGAAAAAGTGGGCGACACGAAAGTTGTTTATGATATCTATGGCATTATCTATCTCATCTGAATAGCCCTCAAGTATATGTTTATCATCCTTCATGAAGAGTGGCCCACGTAGGAGAATATCCCCAGCGTTATCAACTTCTTTATGTGAGTATTTTGGGTGAGTCCAAGCCATGTTGATCTCAGACAATAACTCTTCATTGTCTTGCAAGTCAACTGGAGATATGTCAACCTGCATCATCTAGGAGGGTGGGTCACCACTCGGACAACGCGGATAAGTTAGGCACAAAACAACCGTTCGCTTGCGCCCAGCCTAGCTTTGGGCAAATAGTCGTGACCCAGGCTCCTAGAGCCTCCTCTCTGGCAATCGCAACATTGAGCGTGAGGGACGAAATATGAATAACGCTCGATTTGCTGCCGAATAAAGCGTATGCTACATTTTTAGGACCGAGGCGAGAAGATGCAGAGTGATTTCCGCAGCCTCCCCAGCGTGGACCGGCTGATGATGGATAAACGCCTTCAGTCACTGGAGGCAGTTTACTCCCGCTCATTTGCCCTTGAAGTGGTGCGTCAGGTGCTTGAGGAGGGCCGCTTATCTATTGCCGGAGGCCAGCCAGTCCCCTCTTTTGATGGATTGGTGGAATCCATATCCGCTCGTATCGAGTCGCTGGGGCGGCCCACCCTTCAGCGGGTGATTAATGCTACCGGCGTGGTACTGCACACGAACCTGGGTCGGGCACCCCTCAGTGAGGAGAGTATAGCTGCTATGGAGTCGGCTTCCAGGGGCTATGTGAACCTGGAATTCGATCTTGAAAGCGGTGGGCGGGGTTCTCGGGAGGTTCACTTATCTTCCCTGCTGTGTCGATTGACTGGAGCTGAGGCTGCTCTGGTAGTAAACAACAATGCCTCGGCAGTTCTCTTGGCATTAACTGCCCTGGCCAAGAGGAAAGAGGTTATTGTCTCTCGAGGGCAGGCGGTGGAGATCGGTGGCGGCTTCCGTATACCCGATGTGATGCGACAGAGTGGAGCGAAGCTGGTGGAGGTAGGCACCACCAACTGCACCTACCTCTCGGATTATGAGAAGGCGATTTCATCCAGGGCAGCAGCACTGCTTCGGGTTCATTCGAGCAATTTCAAGGTAGTAGGCTTTACTCAGGAGGTGTCTGTAAGTGAACTGGTCCAACTGGGGGAGCAGCATGGCCTGCCGGTGCTGGATGATCTGGGGAGCGGCTGCTTGCTGGACACCTCCAGTTTCGGACTGGGTCCCGAGCCTAAGGTTCAGGATAGCGTTGCTGCCGGCGTCGGGTTGGCGTTATTCTCCGGGGATAAGCTTCTAGGTGGCCCGCAGGCTGGTATTATTGTGGGGAAGAAGCACCTTGTTGATAAACTAGGGAAGCATCCCCTGGCCCGGGCGGTGCGCATTGACAAAACAAGGTTGGCAGGGCTGGCTGTCACCCTGCTTCATTATGTCAAGGGGGAGGCGGAGCAGAAGATACCAGTATGGCAGATGATATCTATGCCACTTGCTGAAATAGAGAAGCGGGCACGCCGATGGTCTGAGCAGCTTGGAGGCCTGGCTGTTGTGACAGATGGTGAATCTGTGGTGGGGGGAGGGAGCTTGCCAGGGAGTACCTTGACTACCAGGCTGGTGATGATCAGGGGATTAACGAAGGGAAGAGAACGAAGTCTGGTGCAAGGGCTGGCTGTAGGGCTGCGGTGTCACCGGCCGCCCGTGATATGCCGGCTTGAAGGCAATGCGCTGCTCCTCGATCCGCGTACTGTCCTTCCTGAAGAGGATCAGGCTGTTCTCCAGGCGCTTCAATATGCCCTCAAGTCTGCTGCTGCTTGAGTATATCTGGCACTGCCAGCCTGACAACTGATAAGGGCTACTATCCACCCCATGAAAGTCCAGCCCGGGAAGATGTTCACCAGGACGATGCCTAAGATGTCCTGGGGTAAGGGGTTAGTATTGACAAGGTTATACTGGTTCTAATAGTCTATTGCCAGAGAGGAGGAGGACTATGCCGATAAACAAGATTGTCTC
This window contains:
- the yedF gene encoding sulfurtransferase-like selenium metabolism protein YedF; this encodes MPETVDARGLACPQPVVLAKKALGKAVKVTVIVDNETARENVSRLAASQGCIVSVEEKEEGVYLHLTRTSAKPQSSETSALSGPTVFLITSNTLGRGDDELGTILMRSFMHTLGEASSGPSRIIFINSGVKLVARGSEVLDDLRTLEKAGGEILACGTCLGYYKLKEVVEVGHISNMYDITSALLEAGKVISL
- the selA gene encoding L-seryl-tRNA(Sec) selenium transferase, with translation MQSDFRSLPSVDRLMMDKRLQSLEAVYSRSFALEVVRQVLEEGRLSIAGGQPVPSFDGLVESISARIESLGRPTLQRVINATGVVLHTNLGRAPLSEESIAAMESASRGYVNLEFDLESGGRGSREVHLSSLLCRLTGAEAALVVNNNASAVLLALTALAKRKEVIVSRGQAVEIGGGFRIPDVMRQSGAKLVEVGTTNCTYLSDYEKAISSRAAALLRVHSSNFKVVGFTQEVSVSELVQLGEQHGLPVLDDLGSGCLLDTSSFGLGPEPKVQDSVAAGVGLALFSGDKLLGGPQAGIIVGKKHLVDKLGKHPLARAVRIDKTRLAGLAVTLLHYVKGEAEQKIPVWQMISMPLAEIEKRARRWSEQLGGLAVVTDGESVVGGGSLPGSTLTTRLVMIRGLTKGRERSLVQGLAVGLRCHRPPVICRLEGNALLLDPRTVLPEEDQAVLQALQYALKSAAA
- a CDS encoding DUF3343 domain-containing protein, producing the protein METAQHSIVLFYSMSGALQAEKLFKKSGIAIKLIPVPRQLSSDCGVCLRFGRADETQIKATLKKERIDIQGIYPV
- the selD gene encoding selenide, water dikinase SelD yields the protein MAKKQNPRLTKTVRGAGUASKLGPGDLDRALCGLPLIHDPNLIVGLEKADDAGVYKLSEDLAIVQTVDFFTPIVDDPYTFGQIAAANALSDVYAMGGKPITAMNIVCFPSKTLDISILRDILRGGLEKLREAGVVLIGGHSVDDEELKYGLSVTGTIHPGKVMTKSGAKAGDQLILTKPLGTGIINTAAKGGVASEETIANVTRSMSALNRPASEVMQGIGCNACTDITGFGLLGHACEMIQGSEVGLKIRTSSVPIFAEAVEFARMGMIPGGTYRNKEFRSRMVRVAAGLPDYMLDILFDPQTSGGLFISVSTPKADILLSGLHKAGVLEAAIVGEVVAQPRETIILE
- a CDS encoding RelA/SpoT domain-containing protein yields the protein MMQVDISPVDLQDNEELLSEINMAWTHPKYSHKEVDNAGDILLRGPLFMKDDKHILEGYSDEIDNAIDIINNFRVAHFFPLTIIRNTLHNKAQAVDRQSIVAQRLKRLSSIYAKLERFEHMKLWDIQDIGGCRAIVHTVNDANQLVDMLKTSRIRHKLTHEDDYIQHPKDDGYRSRHLVYRYFSDRNQIFNHMKIEVQIRTSLQHAWATAVETVDTFTQQGLKSGKGYADWKRFFQLMGDEMAFHENTPLVPGTPADRQELLRELTGYANRLQVKARLEGFADALKFTGDVLPSKTGYILLSLDVTTDTLTIDSYAKNEFQLASNDLELREKEIREKIGMDAVLVSVDSISNLRRAYPNYFADTHSFIEELESALRP
- a CDS encoding aminotransferase class V-fold PLP-dependent enzyme — encoded protein: MIYLDNAATSWPKPEAVYQAMDSFMRHTGASPGRSGHRLSIEAGRIVYETREALAHLFGISDPTRIVFTCNATEALNLAIRGLLHPGDHVITSSMEHNSVMRPLRAMERKGLEVTVVNCSREGSLNPPDIEQAIQPNTRLIILNHASNVAGTLLPVAEVGQIARHHGVPFMIDAAQTAGCCPINIDAMNIDLLAFSGHKGFYGPQGTGGLYIRKGIESSIEPLKYGGTGSHSEHEYQPDFLPDKYESGTHNTVGLAGLGAGVRFVLAQGIKNMRKREETLTMFLLEGLKAIPGITVYGSGNAGKQVAVVSFNIAGLTSSEVAMQLEEEYEIMCRPGLHCAPIAHKTLETFPQGTVRLSPGHFNSNEDIEKALEAVSRIAAAKARC
- the selB gene encoding selenocysteine-specific translation elongation factor, producing the protein MFVLGTAGHVDHGKSRLVQALTGINPDRLVEEKERGMTIDLGFAWLKLPSGREVSIVDVPGHERFIKNMLAGVGGIDLALLVIAADEGVMPQTREHLAILDLLRLERGIVVITKKDLVDQELLELVTMEVKETLSGTTLSQAPIMTVSAVTGEGLPELIAAIDRLLDATPPKRDIGRPRLPIDRVFTIAGFGTVVTGTLIDGHLTVGQEVEIVPARLKARLRGLQTHKRKLETASPGTRVAANLSGLATTQLERGDVLTSPDWLRPTTAVDVKIQLLPGLPHPLRHNAEITFHSNALEVIGRARLLEKDKLDHGETSWAQLAFTRPVAVVKGDLFIIRSPTETLGGGEIVDAYPKRHRRFHTSTIQGLAAREKGGPQDILLAILEAKEPLETAELLNRSSLSTSQAQEVIKSLVSEHRLVMLGDKGSHTLLFSGTGWQRLRERVTQIVGAYHQQFPLRYGMSKEELRSKLKIPAGSFPAALEQFVQDGTLAEDGKLVRLPSYHIELSKEQKAAVDTFLKSLTQNPYSPPGELKIDPELLDLLVEQRKVVKVSGNVIFAASAYDEMMERITTHIKSQGKITVAEVRDIFQTSRKYAMAMMEFLDDQKITRRVGDERVLR